Within Actinomycetota bacterium, the genomic segment TGGATCACCTGCTCGGTCGTGGTCGGCGGGTCGACGTACGCTTCGTTGATGCGGTCGAATCCGGTGCTCGCACTCCACAGACCGTTGAGAAGGGTGAAACCCGCGTTGTAGGGAAAGACGAGCAGGTCCTGGATGAACCGCGGTGCCGCGTCGAAGACACTCGTGTCCTGATTGAGAGAGCCGGCGATCACCTCCTGCTGCTCGCCGGTGGCAAGCGCAGCGACATAGTGCAGCTCGGTGAGCGTTGCGTCTCCTTCCGTCACGGCTTGCAGCGCCGAGAGCCGGTCGAAGCGCTGAGCCTCGTCCAAGGCATCGGCCTCGTCGGAGAATCCGAAATGCTGGTCGGTAAGCGCATGGGTGAGCTCGTGCACGAGTGTGGCCTTCTGGGCAGGGCTCAACTCGTCCTCATTGCTGGGAACGACGAGCTCCTTCGTCTCTCCGTCGTAGAAACCGAGCACCTGCTCACCGTAGAGATCCTGGTAGAGAGCAAGCAGGTCCGTGCCTTCCGGAATGAGACCGAGGAGCTCTTCGAGCGCCGTGTCCCTGGCGATCTCATCCGGGTCGATATCCTCGTCGATCAGCTGGCGAACCCTGTTCGCGAGCTCGTCATCGTCGACCAGGGTAACGGTCGGTTCGGCGAGGAAATCGAGTTCACGGATCTGTTCGGTCCGCGCGATCAACTCGTTGATCTGAGTCAGGATTGCCTGTTCGTGAAGCGTCTGCGGGTCCAGCGTCGTCGTGGTCGACGGAGGAGCCGTCGTCGCAGGAGCCGTCGTCGCAAGAGATGTCGAGGAGGAGGACGTCGTAACCGCCTCACCCGGCGGCGTAGACACACACGACGCTACAGCAACCGAGACGACCAGGAGAGTGAAGAATCGACGCATGGCAGAACCCTACCCTCGGCAAGGGTTCGTGCGCCCGAACGATGCGGAGGGAGCGCCCTTCACGAGAGGCATCGGCCGGTTCGCTCCGCTACGAAGAGCCGCGAATCACGTTCTGCCATGAGCAAGCGCCAGAACGCCTCCTCCAAGACGACTCTCTCGTATCTCGGCTCTCTCAGACTCAGACCTGGAACGTCCGCCAATCCAGATCGAAGAGTTCCTTGTCGCTCATTCCCCCGACGCTCGGCGGCTCGAGCGAGATGTCGGGTCCTCCGGGAGCAAAGAACTCCCCGCCCACCTGGGCCCCTTCGGTGCCGGAGAACGCCATGAAGCACCGGCCGACGCCATCATATGGTTGCGGTGGCTCCGTTCCATCGATGCGCGAGGCGATCACGCCCGCGGCAGTGCGTCCCTGACGGGCGGCAAACGCCCCCGCCTTGGGGAGCACCTTCTCGCCGATGGGAACGATGTTGACGTCACCAACGGCAAACACACCCGGTACCGACGTCTCGAGGGTTCCTCGATCGACCTGGACCCACGGGGAATCGGCGAGGAGGCCGGAACTGGCAACGACGGCCGGTGGGCGGTGGACGGGAATCGTGACAGCCACATCGGTGATGATCTCGCTTCCGTCGGAAAACAGCATCGAACGCGGTCCGACCCGGGTGACCGTCACTCCGGCGTGCAACCGGATATCGCGATGCTCCAGCGCCGCGGCAACCTGCCGACCTGCCCGCGGACCGGCGACGGCGAGAGGGGTGGAACCGGGAACGGCGACATGCAACTCCGTGCCGGCCCGCAGACCCCGCTCGCGTAGCCACCAGTCGATCATCATCGACATTTCGAACGGGGCAGGTGGACACTTGATCGGAAGCCCGGACACTCCTATGACGACGGTCCCACCGCGGAACTCGGCAAGTCGATCCCTGAGACGCTCGGCCCGAGCCAGGTCGTAGAAGCCGTGCGCCTCCTTCGCCCCCGGCACCGCATCCCAATCGTATGTCGCTCCGAGAGCGATGACGAGGTAGTCGAAGTCGAAACCGCCGACAGATGTCGACACGACCCGTTCCCGCACGTCGATATGGTCGATCTCCGCTTCCACGAATCTGGCGCCATACCGAACGAGGTCGGAGAGATGCCGGGCAATCTCGTACCGGTCACGCTTCCCTACGACGATGAACGGGTTGTCGGCGGCGAGGTAGCTCGTTTCGTGCCGATCGATGACCGTGACACTGTGCTCGTCGCGAATCTGCGACAGAGCGACCGCTGCGGCAGCACCTCCGAACCCGCCACCGAGAATCACGACCTTTTTCACGGCGCCTCCTCACCTTCACCCTACGCGAATGCGTGAGTCGCGTACGGCGCTCGCGCCGCGTCACGAGAATGGAATCTCGGTCTCTGCCGCGGCCGAGCCGGTTCTCGACCAGGATGGCCGTCACTCCTCCGGGTGATCGCCCAACAGGCGTCCTCGAAACTCGCCGGCGCAACGAACGAAGATGACCGTCGGCAAACCCTCGACGAGTTCTTCCAGCCGATGCGCATATTCGACCTCTTCACCGGGTCGGTTCGCACGGAGTCCCATCAACACGACATCTGCTCGTGCCGAACGCTCTCGGATCAGGCTCTGGACAGTCTGACCGCTGCGCCGCACGATGACCTCGGTCTCGGCAGGGATGCGGGCGGCGTGGATGACCCGATCGAGCATGCGGGCATTCCGTTCGGCCATCATGTCGCTCGAAGTAATGCTCATGATGCGAATCCGGGCGTCGCGCCACTCCGGATTCAGCGAGATCAGGTGAGCGAACAGTGCAAGCATGTCCCCGTTGTTCTGCAGACCGCCCCACCACACATGGATTTCACGACCGCTCGCTCGCCGCTGATGCGGGACTGTCCGGCAGATGATCGCGGACTTGCCGATACGCGCGAGGCGTTCGATGATCTGCAGCGCGGAGACCCGCCGCTCGAGCTTGTCGCTGAATCCGAACATGACGGTGTTGGATTCGATACCGGCGATCCCGTTGGCCTGCGCGACGGCAACGGCGCCGTCCACGAAGTCGCCCACGACATCGACTTCGGCGAACGCGACGACTCCGAGCTCATCCAGATCCGCGTCGAGTTGCGCTCTTCGTTCGGCGGCAAACTCGCCATACCGTTCCAGCGATCCGACACCGAGCTCGCACACGGTCAGGATTCCGCGATCCTGCACGAGCCACGCAGCGAACCGCGCGAGGTCCGGACGGCGCCGCACGTCACCGGAGAACAGCAGGATGTTGGGCCGCCAGTTCCGCGGATCGTTGGGCAGCCTTCGGAGCTGGATCACCGTCGAGCGAACGAGCGACATCATGGCACCGCGCCGCAGATCCCCCCACGGGGCCACGAGTGCCCTCCTGCGCATCAGGAGATAGACGCCAACCTCGATAACGACCGCGACCACCAGAGCCACCGGGCTGATCAGGAACATGACCCAGAAACACGCCCCGGCACCCGCAAGCGAAATCGTCCAGTGGACGCGCATGGTCGGGCGGTACGACGGATCGGCAGTCAGATTCTCCACGCCCGCCACCAGGTTCACCATTCCGTAGGTGGTGAGAAAGAACATGGTCAGCACCGGGGCGACCGCATTGATGCCACCGAGAAGGACCGCTCCGAGCGCGACGAGCAGGGAAATGAGCAGAGGAACTCCCGGACCCCGCACCCTCCCGATCGGAGAACCCAGCCATCGTGGGAGGACTCGATCGGCCACCATCGCTTCGAGGGTTCGAGGCGCGGACAAGACGCTGCCCACCGCGGAGGAGAAGATCGCTCCCCACAGGCCCGGGAAGATCAGCACACCGGCAGCGCCGGCGATGGTGAACCAGATCAGATTGTTGGCGACGAGGTCGGCAGGATCGGCTGCGAGCGCCAAGCCGACGGCGACACCGATGTAGACCACGAATCCTACGAGCACGGCCGCGATCGTTCCTCGCGGGATGGACCGGTCGGGATGCTTCAGATCACCCGACAGGCTGATACCGACCAGGATTCCGGTGACCGCAGGAAAGAATACGGCGAAGACGGCCCAGAAGCCGGGTGGCTCCTCGAATGCAGTCGTGAGACGAATCGTCTCTGGGCTGCTGTTCGCGATACCGACACCGAGAACCACGAGTGACACCCCGATGGCGACCATGATCGGGATCTGCAGCCGAAGCGCCAGGCCGGCCCCTCTGGCGGCGAGAAGGGCAACCACGAGCACCGTTGCGGCGGCAACCACCTTCTGCGGCACTGCGGGCCAGACGATCCCGAGGCTCTCGGCCAGCCCGAAAGCGTAGAGCGTCACCGAGAATGCCTGTGCGAAGAACAACGGGATGCCGATCGCCGCCCCGATCTCCACCCCCAGGCTTCGCGAGATGATGTAGTAGGCACCTCCGGCGCCCACGCGCATGTTGGTGCTGACGGCGGAGACGGACAGGGCGGTGGCCAGCGTCACGAGATTGGCGATGACGATGATGACGAGCGCACCCGTCAGCCCGACACTGCCGACGACCCAACCGGTCCGCAGGTACAAGATAACGCCGAGGATCGTCAGGACGGACGGTGTGAAGACACCGATGAACGTGCCCAACTTCTCATCTCTGGATCGGCCCTTCAGCGCCGTCAACATCCGCTGCATTGGTCTCCCAGGGACCGGTCAAGCAAGGCTAGTGGCAAGTCGAGTGTCGGTGTCGAAGCGAACATGGCGCGTGTGAGGATCCGGGGACGAGGGCCTCCGGAGACAGGAGAATCGTGAACGACCAGACGGTGGAACCTTCTCGACGCCTTCTTCCTTCTCGACCGACGTCAGAGCTGCCCCGCATCTGCGTCGATGCCGTCGAGATAGGAAGGATCGTCATAGCGTCGGCGCCTGAAGGCGTCCGCGAACTCCGGCAGATCCTGGCCGGTGATGTGCAGCGACAGCAGCTCGGCCGCAGCCTGTGACGCCATGATGCCGAACCCGGACAGTGCCCCTATGACGAACGCGCCGGGTGTTCGCAGCGGCCCGATGATCGGGTAATTCTCGGGCGTCTTGACGTAGTACCCCCCGTCGACCCAGGTCTTGGGCACTCGTTCACGGTACGCCTCGAGACCGGGGATCATTCTCGACAGACCCCGCAGCACGACCTCGGCGTGCATCGGATCGACGGGGACGGGGAATCTGGGCGTCATGATGCGTCGCCGAACCTCCCACAACCCCAGCACCCACGGCGATTCGTCTCCGCCTTCCGGACGGAGGTGGCAGCCCGAGGGAAGGAGATCGAGCAGATCCGACATGCCGTCTCGCAACCCGGAGATCTCTTCCGGATCCCAGTCGATGGACTGCGGGTCGTCCCAGATCAGCAACGGAGCGTCCCTCGGCACCACACCGAGATGATCCTTGAACGCCACCTTGAGGTGCAACTCGGCGTGAATGGGAAGCTCCTCCCCGAGCAGACCTGCCACATCGCCCACCATCGGGCCTGCAGCGTCGACGAAGAATCGCGTTTCGATGCGGCTCCCATCGTCGAGATCGACGGCCCCGACTCCGGCCGGACCGGTCTCCACACCGATGACCTCGCGAGGCAGGAACCTCACTCCCGCCGACTTTGCCTCCGCGAACAGCCACGCCCCGAGCTGCTGCGCGTCGAGCCACCCTGCACGACGCACATGCAGCGCCCCCACGGCGTCTTCGGTCAGGTAGGGAAAGAGCCGCCGAAGCAGGTCGGGGTCCGCGATCAGGTCCGCACCCGAGGTCATCCTGTCCCAACGCCGCGCCACTGCACACGGCGTCCGATCCTTCAACGGTTTGTGGACGCGCAAGCTTCCCCCGCCTGCCTTTGCCGTTGCGATGGCATCGGATTCGAGGGCCTCGAGACGGGTGTCGTCCCCGGTGACGTAGATGTAGCCGCGCCGGTCGAGATTGAAGATGTCGCCCGAGGTGGTGGCGAACTCTTCGAGGAGATCGATCGAGCGGTTCATGAGATGAATCATCGGTGCTTGTGGCCACCAGTTCCGATAGCACTCGGTCGACTTGTCGCTCGTCAGGGTCAACGGCGGGCGCGGGTCACACAGAATCACGTCCCGTAGGCCGTGACGCATCGACAGGTGGTACGCGACACTCACGCCCGCGATACCCGCACCGGCGATCACAACCTCCGCCTTCACGCTCCTGCTTCCTCCCCACGGGAGCCACATACCCACGAACCCAGGGCTCAGGGGGGTCACTACGACCCCTACGAGCCCAGGGTTCAAGGACACCGGCGCCGATCCTAGGCTTGGGGGGTGTCACACCTCCGTTATCGTGTCCTCCTCCTCCTTCTCCTCATCACACTTGGAGCATGCGCTCCGCCGGTAACCCATGACCTCTCCGGTTCGCTGGCGGTGTTCGATTACTCCTATCACAACGATCTCATCGTCGAGGAGGCCCAGCGTCTGGCGAGAGGTGACTACTTCGGACTTCCCGAGGCGGAACGCGATGCCGTCTGGATCGAAGCTGTCGGCCTTGTACGAGGAACGCCGTGCACAGACGGAGTCGAGACGTTCCCCGGGATTCATGCGGGAGCTCCGGTACGGATCATGGATGCCGACGGCAGCATGCTCGCCGACAGCGCCCTCTCGGGTGGATTCGTGGACCTTCTCCCCTATCCGGACGTGCAGGCGAAGGTGATCGCCGTCTGCCGCTTCGAG encodes:
- a CDS encoding FAD-dependent oxidoreductase; its protein translation is MKKVVILGGGFGGAAAAVALSQIRDEHSVTVIDRHETSYLAADNPFIVVGKRDRYEIARHLSDLVRYGARFVEAEIDHIDVRERVVSTSVGGFDFDYLVIALGATYDWDAVPGAKEAHGFYDLARAERLRDRLAEFRGGTVVIGVSGLPIKCPPAPFEMSMMIDWWLRERGLRAGTELHVAVPGSTPLAVAGPRAGRQVAAALEHRDIRLHAGVTVTRVGPRSMLFSDGSEIITDVAVTIPVHRPPAVVASSGLLADSPWVQVDRGTLETSVPGVFAVGDVNIVPIGEKVLPKAGAFAARQGRTAAGVIASRIDGTEPPQPYDGVGRCFMAFSGTEGAQVGGEFFAPGGPDISLEPPSVGGMSDKELFDLDWRTFQV
- a CDS encoding Na-K-Cl cotransporter encodes the protein MQRMLTALKGRSRDEKLGTFIGVFTPSVLTILGVILYLRTGWVVGSVGLTGALVIIVIANLVTLATALSVSAVSTNMRVGAGGAYYIISRSLGVEIGAAIGIPLFFAQAFSVTLYAFGLAESLGIVWPAVPQKVVAAATVLVVALLAARGAGLALRLQIPIMVAIGVSLVVLGVGIANSSPETIRLTTAFEEPPGFWAVFAVFFPAVTGILVGISLSGDLKHPDRSIPRGTIAAVLVGFVVYIGVAVGLALAADPADLVANNLIWFTIAGAAGVLIFPGLWGAIFSSAVGSVLSAPRTLEAMVADRVLPRWLGSPIGRVRGPGVPLLISLLVALGAVLLGGINAVAPVLTMFFLTTYGMVNLVAGVENLTADPSYRPTMRVHWTISLAGAGACFWVMFLISPVALVVAVVIEVGVYLLMRRRALVAPWGDLRRGAMMSLVRSTVIQLRRLPNDPRNWRPNILLFSGDVRRRPDLARFAAWLVQDRGILTVCELGVGSLERYGEFAAERRAQLDADLDELGVVAFAEVDVVGDFVDGAVAVAQANGIAGIESNTVMFGFSDKLERRVSALQIIERLARIGKSAIICRTVPHQRRASGREIHVWWGGLQNNGDMLALFAHLISLNPEWRDARIRIMSITSSDMMAERNARMLDRVIHAARIPAETEVIVRRSGQTVQSLIRERSARADVVLMGLRANRPGEEVEYAHRLEELVEGLPTVIFVRCAGEFRGRLLGDHPEE
- a CDS encoding FAD-binding oxidoreductase, whose product is MKAEVVIAGAGIAGVSVAYHLSMRHGLRDVILCDPRPPLTLTSDKSTECYRNWWPQAPMIHLMNRSIDLLEEFATTSGDIFNLDRRGYIYVTGDDTRLEALESDAIATAKAGGGSLRVHKPLKDRTPCAVARRWDRMTSGADLIADPDLLRRLFPYLTEDAVGALHVRRAGWLDAQQLGAWLFAEAKSAGVRFLPREVIGVETGPAGVGAVDLDDGSRIETRFFVDAAGPMVGDVAGLLGEELPIHAELHLKVAFKDHLGVVPRDAPLLIWDDPQSIDWDPEEISGLRDGMSDLLDLLPSGCHLRPEGGDESPWVLGLWEVRRRIMTPRFPVPVDPMHAEVVLRGLSRMIPGLEAYRERVPKTWVDGGYYVKTPENYPIIGPLRTPGAFVIGALSGFGIMASQAAAELLSLHITGQDLPEFADAFRRRRYDDPSYLDGIDADAGQL